From Vicinamibacterales bacterium:
AAGAGGTGGATGGAGCGATCGGCGTGGCGCGCGTAGCGCGGATCGTGCGTCACCATGCAGATCGTCGCCCCTTCGCGGTGCAGCTCACGGAGCAGCTCCATGACGGCTTCGCCGTTCTTCGAGTCGAGGTTGCCGGTCGGCTCGTCGGCGAGCAGGATCGACGGCGCGCCGGCGACCGCGCGCGCCACCGCGACGCGCTGCTGCTGACCGCCCGAGAGCTGCGAGGGCAGGTGCTTGGCCCGGTGTGCCATGCCCACTTTTTCGAGCGCCGCCATCGCGCGCTCCTTGCGCTCGGCCGACTTCATGCCGCGGTAGGTGAGCGGCAGCTCGACGTTCTCATACACGTTGAGATCGCCGATCAGGTTGAAGCTCTGAAAGATAAAGCCGATCTCGCGGTTGCGCACGCGGGCGCGTTCGGAGAGCGGCAGGTCCGCCACTTCCTTGCCGTTGAGCACGTAGCGACCTTCGGTGGGCGAGTCGAGGAGCCCGAGAATCGACAGCAGCGTCGACTTGCCACAGCCCGACGGGCCCGCGATCGCGATGTACTCTCCGCTCTTGATCTCGAGATGGATGCCGGCGAGCGCATGCGTCTCGACCTCGTCGGTGAAGAACACCTTGGTGACGCCGTCGAGGTGAATCAGCGGTTGTGCGGACGTGTTCATCTTGGCTCCTTAAAATGGCACTCGGGTCCGCCGCTTCGCGGCGGTGCCCTCCGGCCCCTCGCTTACGCTCGCTCCATTGCGCGGCCGCTACGTCGGCCGCTCCATTCCGTTCGCGCTTGGCGCTCGGATCGCCTAGCCTTTGAGCTGGACTCGGTCGTACGAGTCGTACTGAGACATGTCGGAGAGGATCACCTGATCGCCGGGGCTGAGCCCCTCGATCACTTCGATGGTGTTGACCGACGCGCGTCCCAGCTTCACTTTCGTCGCGATGGCCTCGCCGCTCGGCTGCACCTTGAAAATCGTCACCGTGCTGTTTTCCTGCCCGAAGGCGGGACGGCCCACGTAAATGATGTTCTCGAGCTTTTCCAGCTGGATCGTCCCGTCGACGCTCAGATCCGGGCGCGCGCCCGGCGGAAGCGCTTCGTCCATGCTCACGTCGACGCCGACGGTCCCGCCAGTCGAAGACGGGTCCATGCGTGAGACGTGACCCTTGACGATTCCGTTGCGTGTATCGACCTCGGCGTACTGGCCGATGTGGATGTCCTTCGTCTGGGTTTCGGCGATCCGCAACTCGGCCTTGAGGAGCGAGGGGTTGGCGACGCGCGCCAGGTTGGTTCCGGGCGCGACCTGCTGGCCGCGTTCGACCGGCACCACCGTCAGCGTGCCCGACATACCCGCCTTGACCTTCAGATCCTCGAGCTGCTGCCGGCGCAGATCCCACGCCGCCTTCTTCTGGTTGACGTCGGCTTCCTGCGGGGCCAGCTGCGACGTCGTGCCTTCGCGCGTGATCTTCAGGCGGTTCTGTTCAACACCAAGACGGTTCTTGAGATCGTCGGCGGTGCTGCGCTTCTGCTTGACCGTCAGCTCCGGGACGAGTTTTTCCTTGAAGAGTTCTTCGTTGGCTTCGAGGTCGAGCGCCGCCTGCTTGTATTGCGCGTCGATGCTGGCGACGTTGGCCTCCTGGCTGAGGAACGCGCTCTCCAGTTCGGCCTTCTTGTTGTCGTAAGCAGCCTGCGCCGACTTGTAGCCGAGCTCGGCTTCCCTCACGGTCTGGGTCAACTCAGGATTGCTGAGGATCAGAATGACCGTGTCGGGCTTCACCTGCGCGCCGGGGCGCAGCACGATCTCCTCGACGCGTCCCTGCGTCTGCGCCGGAATCCATCGGATGTCTTCCGGGGTGAGCACGCCGGAGCCGCGGACCTGACGCAGCATCGATCCCCGCTTCACCGAATCGATCCAGACGACAGCCTTGTCGACGGAGGGGGCGGCGGGCTTGAGCTTGGAGACGCCGAGCGAGATGCCGCCGATGACGACGACGGCAGCTGTGGCGTAGAGGATGCGGCGGATGCGTTTCTTCCGGGCCTGCGACGGACGAGCGATATCAACCATATTCAGTACTAAGCAAAAGGCCGTGCCACCGGGCTGATCAATGTAACTCGCTTATTTAAAAATGCTTATTGCCATTCGTCCGATGAATCTGCCCCCGGCGGTTGACCGTTCGTGGCATCGCGTCGTCCCACAAGCGGTCATCCCGTGCCGCCGCCGCCGTCCCTTGAAGTCCGGACAGTTTGACGAGAGGAGGAGCCCGCGGGTTTGCAATAACTTACAGAAGAATATATTGTTAAGGCTAATCAAAATGAATAGGGCCACCGTCGGCGAGGCGCTCACCGCCGTGATGACCCTCTATCCCCGGATTTATTTCGCCTGTCATACCCGCCACGTCCGCGACCCCCAGACCCAGCGGCTGCTCAGTCGCCACCAGGCGAGCATCCTCGATCATCTCGACGAATTCGAGCCGACGACCGTGATGGAGCTTGCGGCGCACATGGGGGTCACGGCGGCCACGATGTCGATCGCCCTGGATCGGCTCGAGCGCAAAGGCTACGTCGCGCGCGCCAGGGACGCGAAGGACCGCCGCCGGGTGCACGTGCGGCTGACGAGCGCGGGGATCCGTATCCGTGAAGCCAGCTCGGTGCTCGATCCCAGCCGCGTCGAGACCCTGGTCGGGCGGCTGACCGATGAAGACCGGGCGCGCGCCATCGAAGGCCTGGCGCTACTGGCTCATGCCGGGCAACAGGAGGAGTGATGCGTTGGATCTGGTATGTCGTCGCTGTCCTTGCCGGTACGGCGGCGCTCGTCGCCCTCGTTGGCGCGCTGCTGCCCAGGCGCCACTCGGTATCGAGGACGGCACGCGTGCCGCTGCCCCCCGACGCGCTCTACGGACTGCTGTCGGACGTCTCGCGCTTCCGCTCCTGGCGTCGTGACGTGGCCTCGCTCGAACGCCTGCCCGACAAAGATGGCATGCCCGCGTGGATAGAAGAGACCGGCGGCATGAAGATTCCCATGCGATTCGAGCGGATGGAGCGTCCGTCGCTGCTCGTCGCGCGCATCGACACCGATCGGCTGCCTTTCGGGGGCGCCTGGACGTATCGCATCGCCGCCGCGGGCGCCGGCTCTGATCTCACGATCACCGAGGACGGCGAAGTGTCGAACGTCGTCTTCCGTTTCATGTCCCGTTTCGTGTTCGGGCACTACGCGACGCTCGACGCCTATCTGGCGCACCTGCGCGTGGCGGCGGACGGGGGCAAGGCGTGAGCAAGAGCGGGGCGAAGCGCGTCGAACATGTCAGCACCCGGACGCGCCTCGAGAAGCTGGGCGTCAAGAAGGACGCCGACGTGCTGCTCCTCGGCATCGAATCCGACACCGTCTTCGTCCACGAGTTGCGTGAGGCCGGCGCCGCGATACGAACCTCGGGTCAGGCGCCGGCGGACATGATCCTGGCGCTGTTCCGCCACCGCACCGACCTGCGCCGGCTCGCGCCGCTCGTGCCGCGCCTGAAGGCGAACGGGGCGCTGTGGACACTTCGCCCCAAGGGATCCAAGGACCTGACCGAAGCCGAGATGATGCGCGCGGGACAGGAGGCGGGCCTCGTCGACGTCAAGGTGGTCAGCTTCTCCGACACGCTGACCGCGGAGAAATTCGTCGTCCCGCTGGCGCGGCGTGCGGCGCATCCAGCCCGTCCATAGGCGTCCCAAGCCGACGGCACGCAGCATGAAGTAGCCACGCCCAGCTATGGGCTTGCCTGAGGACCGATCGCTCACCGACCTGGTTGACGCCGTCAAGGATCTGCTGCGCAAGGAGCAGAGCGAGCGCCTGCGCGACGTCTATCTCATCGGCGACATCGAAAAGGATCTGGCCCGCACCACCATCGAACGACTGCGGGAATTGGCCAGCGAGAACGCCAAGCCCATCAATCTCTACATCAACAGCGCCGGCGGGAACGTTACGGACGGCCTGGCCATCCACGACGCGATCCAGGACCTGGTCGGCCGCGGCATCCAGATCTCCGTGATCGTCCAGGGGATGGCCTATTCCATGGGATCCGTGGTCCTCCAGGCCGCCAGCCCCGCACGGCGGCTGGCGTTTCCCCACTCGTGGATCATGATTCATGAGCCGGCGAAATGGGCGGGTTGGCAGTCGACGACCGCCGCGGCGCAGCATCTGGAACGGCTGCGTCAGATGCAGAGTCAGATCTACCAGATCATGGCGTCCCGTTCGGGACGCCCGCTGAAGCAGATCATCCGGGACACCAAACGCGTCGATTTCTATCTCGATGCGTGGCGCGCCAAGGCCTACGGTCTCATCGACGACGTGGTTGGGGCGGTGATGCGCCCGATGCGGCCGGCCGAGCCAGCGCCGGAAGCGTTGGTCGAAGACGAGGGGCCGCCGCTTGCCGCCCAGGAGCGGTCGGACTCATGAGGCCGGCCGCCGGTCCCTTTCCCTTTCCGACGATACCGCGGCCGGTCAGGCAATTCGCTGCGCTGT
This genomic window contains:
- a CDS encoding ABC transporter ATP-binding protein, with the protein product MNTSAQPLIHLDGVTKVFFTDEVETHALAGIHLEIKSGEYIAIAGPSGCGKSTLLSILGLLDSPTEGRYVLNGKEVADLPLSERARVRNREIGFIFQSFNLIGDLNVYENVELPLTYRGMKSAERKERAMAALEKVGMAHRAKHLPSQLSGGQQQRVAVARAVAGAPSILLADEPTGNLDSKNGEAVMELLRELHREGATICMVTHDPRYARHADRSIHLFDGRVVEEDGNKGAERELEESGFDIAH
- a CDS encoding efflux RND transporter periplasmic adaptor subunit, which translates into the protein MVDIARPSQARKKRIRRILYATAAVVVIGGISLGVSKLKPAAPSVDKAVVWIDSVKRGSMLRQVRGSGVLTPEDIRWIPAQTQGRVEEIVLRPGAQVKPDTVILILSNPELTQTVREAELGYKSAQAAYDNKKAELESAFLSQEANVASIDAQYKQAALDLEANEELFKEKLVPELTVKQKRSTADDLKNRLGVEQNRLKITREGTTSQLAPQEADVNQKKAAWDLRRQQLEDLKVKAGMSGTLTVVPVERGQQVAPGTNLARVANPSLLKAELRIAETQTKDIHIGQYAEVDTRNGIVKGHVSRMDPSSTGGTVGVDVSMDEALPPGARPDLSVDGTIQLEKLENIIYVGRPAFGQENSTVTIFKVQPSGEAIATKVKLGRASVNTIEVIEGLSPGDQVILSDMSQYDSYDRVQLKG
- a CDS encoding MarR family winged helix-turn-helix transcriptional regulator is translated as MNRATVGEALTAVMTLYPRIYFACHTRHVRDPQTQRLLSRHQASILDHLDEFEPTTVMELAAHMGVTAATMSIALDRLERKGYVARARDAKDRRRVHVRLTSAGIRIREASSVLDPSRVETLVGRLTDEDRARAIEGLALLAHAGQQEE
- a CDS encoding SRPBCC family protein, whose product is MRWIWYVVAVLAGTAALVALVGALLPRRHSVSRTARVPLPPDALYGLLSDVSRFRSWRRDVASLERLPDKDGMPAWIEETGGMKIPMRFERMERPSLLVARIDTDRLPFGGAWTYRIAAAGAGSDLTITEDGEVSNVVFRFMSRFVFGHYATLDAYLAHLRVAADGGKA
- a CDS encoding ATP-dependent Clp protease proteolytic subunit; the protein is MGLPEDRSLTDLVDAVKDLLRKEQSERLRDVYLIGDIEKDLARTTIERLRELASENAKPINLYINSAGGNVTDGLAIHDAIQDLVGRGIQISVIVQGMAYSMGSVVLQAASPARRLAFPHSWIMIHEPAKWAGWQSTTAAAQHLERLRQMQSQIYQIMASRSGRPLKQIIRDTKRVDFYLDAWRAKAYGLIDDVVGAVMRPMRPAEPAPEALVEDEGPPLAAQERSDS